CCTTATCATTCTTATAGCTTGAAACTTTACCTGTTACTTGAATATCCTGACCTGGTTGTACACTTGTTATATTACCATTATATAAGCGAATACCTGCATTTCCATCCTGTATCCAGGCGCTACCATCAATAACTGCGGATACCTTACCTTCTGTCGTAACTGTTACACCATCTGCAGCAGCTCTTGCCTGTGCTATTGTAATAACACTATCATCTGCAAAAGCCTTGTCAACATTAATGCCTGTAAACATGCTAAAAAACATCAATGCTGCTAAGACATACGCAGTAATTTTTCTTACCTTCATACTCTCTCCTCCTATTGTAATAAATTTTTTTATTTTCATATAAATACAGATTTACCTCCATAAAATTATTTTCTATAAATAATAAACCACATTTTATTAAACATAACGTACGTGTTAATTTAATGTAAATAAATACCCAGAAGAATATAACCCTCCGGGTATAATATTACACTGCAAATTTCACTTTTATATCAACTTTTATATCAATATTACTTCTTTTCTAATATCTTGTTCGCAATTATTATTAAGTCCTCAAGGCCTACAGAGTTATCATTATTAACATCCGCAACCTTCGCTTCATTCCAGTTTGGACTCTTGTCATTAAGTCCATAATATTTTGCTACAATTCCAAGGTCACCAACACTTATACTTCCATCATTATTTAAATCATAGGCATTACCGCTTATTGTTATACCTTTAATAGCTGTTTGTGCGGGGAATTCATGTCCATCACCATCTGCAAGTGTCGCATCACTTATTGTGATATTTCCGCTGCCAAATGTCTTTGCTGTAAATTTTAAATTAAACAATTGCGTATCACTATTTATGGCATTCTGAAGTCCTTTGCTGGCAAGTAAAACTCTAACCACACCAGGTTTTGTATCTGGTATATATACAAGATTGCTATTTGTTTGATCAAGGCTATTAAATTCAAACATATTTTGATCATAGTGAATTGTTATATCCTGTGCATAAACAGTTTTTGTAACATCTTTTATGCCAACTGAAACTGTAAATTCATCACCCTTGTTAACTTTATCTGGTCCATTTATTGTCATTGATGGTGTATTGTTACTCTGATCATTTACATTTACAAATACAGGATTTGAATAGAACCATAAATCTTTGTATGCTTTTGTCGCATCATTCGCTCCCATTAATTTATCATCAAGAGGATTTCCATCCGCATCTGTTTCATTCGGCACATTTAATCCGAGATTAGTACCTCTTAATCTCAAATATTTGCTATTATTAACATTATTTAGCGTATATTTTATTACATTATATCCTTCTGCATCTTGTGTCCATTGACTTTTATCAAATCTCGCAATTACTTTAGTCGTAGAATTTGTGTCTTTATTATAATCTGCTGTGCCAGGCTCTACCTTTCCTGTCACATCACCTGCAATCAAATCAACATGATCTACGCTTACAGGATCTCCGTTATTATTTTTTTCAGGGCTTTTAAATCTAATTGTTACTTCAACATTTCCACCTTTATTTACTTGTAATGTTTGTCCCATTCCTACATATTCGCTTCCATTGCTTGCTTTAAAATCAAGTGCATTTATTAAATCGCCATTTACAATGAAGCTATTGCCAGAACGCAAACCTACAATTAATGATTTGTAATCTTTATTTTGTATATATGTATACGTCTTTGAATACTCTCCTGGCCAAAAATCACTGCTAATTGAATGAAAATCTGAATTTACAAAAATCCAAAAATGACGACCTTCGCCAAGAAGAGCATCCCATAATCCACCAACTTTTGCAATCATATAGTCTGCTCCACCATATGTCGTTGCCCGTGGATCTGTACTGCCATACTCGCCTCTATTACTTGCTCTTTGATGTCCAGGGAATCCTTCCATACCAATTGCTACATCTGGTGCTGCATTATTAAAATCCCTTATATCTGCTATTGTATATTTTAATGCTCTTGAAGGATGGTTTATGATAAAATAGCTTGAATCCTTGTAATTATCCTCAAGCCATTTTACAGCAGCAACCGCGTCAAGATGTGTAACATTATGCTTTTCCATTCCATAGACACTTCTGCTTGTATCAGTATCCTTTTGGTCAAACATGTATTCAAAATCACTTATTGATGTTGGTTCATTAGATACTATTCCTACACTTGCATGTTCATGTGTCGGAACATTCCACTCAAGGCCCTGAATTATAAGCTTGTTTGGATAATATACTGACCTTGCTACACTTATTATTGGATATGATCTGTCTTTTAGAGATACCCAGCGCCACTCAGCCGGTATTGTCTGTCCATTTTCATCACGTGAAAATTTACCTCCATGTTCTGAATTTGCAAACCAATCAAGTCCATATTGATCAAAAGCATGTTGTAACACATCCATCTCTTTATAACTTCCATCTGTCAAAAATGTATGGTTATGAAAATCACCAGTTACCCACATGCCTGTCTCTTGAGCATTTGCAGTCGGTATATGCGCATTTATTAAGCCAAGTACTATCGCTGCCACGATAAAAATGCTCATCAATTTTTTTGTTATCTTTGCCATGTCCCCTTCCTCCTTTTATTTATTAATGGTAGTATCTGTTTACATATTTAGTAAATTTTATTAATACTACCATTTATATTTTATCAATTTTAAGTTAAGCTTGTATTAAAATAACGTTAAATTTATGTAAATTTGTCTCAATATACCATAATAGCAAAAGCATCAATAAATTAAGCCTTAAAATACATTCTTTATTTACATGTTATTTGTCTTCTCTAATATTCTATATAATACGGCTGCGGCTTCTGCTCTTGTCGCATTACTCTTTGGTGCAAATAGATTACCAGATTCACCAGTCATCAAACCTGTTTTTGATGCATTTGCAACGACTATTTTTGCCCAATCACTTATAATGTTATCATCATTAAAAGAAGTTTTACTTAGATTTTCTTCTTTATAACCGCTCATCTTTTCATATACTCTCATTATTATTGCAGCCATTTCTTCTCTTGTTATATTTTTATCTGGATTCATATTTTTGCCGTCGCCTTCTATAATTCCTTTATCATATGCTGCCTGTATAGCATTTGCATACCATGCATCGCCTTTTACATCGGCAAAGCCACCTTTATATGTCACTTCATTTATGCCAAGCATTCTTACCATCATTGATGCAAACTGAGCTCTTGTAATATTTCTATCCGGTGCATAATTTTCGTTATCTATACCTTCTATAATATGCTTTGCTGCAATTACCCCAATTACATCCTTTGCCCAATGGCTATTTGAAACATCTTTGAAAACTTTATTGTATTCAAATGCAGCATACTTTGAAAAATGAGCCGCATTAAAAGTAACTGTACCATTGACTTTATCTGCTTTACCACCTATATATTCCCACTTTCCTGCACTTTCATTGTAATAATATATACCTACTTTACGATAGTCATTAATGCTATTCGCTTTAATTGTTATTGTAACACCCTTATTTACACTAACATCAGTATTTCCTGATTTAACATTTATATCAAGAGTATTTGAAACAGGTGACATACCATTTAATGAAGATTCTTTCCCAGCATTTTTAATCGAGATTTCTAAATTTCCAGATACACTGCTTAAATTTAATGCATTTGCATCGAGTTTAATGTTTGCATCTTCAGTTTTTATTATTAAATCTTTTCCCTTCGCAATAGCGTTTTTAATTGAGTCTACAGGAATTGACACTGATTTTTCAGATGCATTATTAATTGTGCTTAAATCAATATTAATTGTATTTGCATCTGAGTTTATTGCATCATTAATCTTATTAACATCTACTGTTAATGTAGCCTTTCCATTTTGTACACTTACATTTCCTAATTCACTCAGCTGAGGTTCTGTAGGTTTCTGACCTGAGCTATTGCCTGTTCCACTTTCAGATATAACAATATTAACATCCTTATTAACTGTATATATATTTGATTTTGCATCCTTGTCCGCTATTTTTACAGTATTTAAGCTTATCTTTGCTGTGCCACTTGATTTTGCTTTAAATGTAAATGTTACTAAATCAAGATTGCCATTTACCATATCTGCATTACCCAGTTTTGTACTAGCATATGTAATTTTATTATCGCCAGTTTTATTCAGCTCAAAACTATTTGATAATCCGGATTTATATGAAACTATGTCAAGCTTGTCCGAATCAAAGTTGAGGACAGTTTCAAAGCCATATAAATTTTTGATATTACTTCCACTGATTGTTATTGTAAATGTATTGCCCCTTGTAACATTTGTTGGACCCAAAACAGAAAAATTAGGATTATCATCTGCCATCGCATTAATTGGAATGATTACTAAAATACTTAAAAGTATTCCTAATAATATTGTAAATCTTCTCATCCACAATCTCCCTTTCTTTTTATTGTTAAAATTCATTTAAATAAAAAAATATGCTGAATTTTATTCTAATATATAATTGTTAAATTAATATAAAGTCTTTGTTATATGTTTGTAAAATTATTAGCTATATTTTTGAGCTATAATTAATAAATTCCATCTAACATATATCATATTTTATATATTGATATTAACATTTTTATATGTAATGCATATATTATTTGTAGAATATATTTATTCATTTAAAAGTTTTATATATTATCTTGAATAAATTTTTCTATTTTGATTATTTTATGATGAGGTGATCATTTTGCCGACAATACAAATCAATCCTACAGATGATGCTGCTATCTCACAGTATTTTGCAACACAAAATTTTGGAACTTCTATATCATTATTCACTGGTGAATATTTAAGGTATAGAGGTATGCCGGATGCTTATAGGGCACTTATTAAATTCAATTTATCAGGAGTTATACCACCCGGTAATGTTTTAACAGATGCAAAACTATTTCTCTATGTAAATAGAAAGGATACACCAGATAGTGTGTTATCTCCACAGAATATAACTATCTATGAGAATCAAAGTAACTTCAGTCAATTAACTGTAACATGGAATACAGCACCTTCAACGATTATAACACCATATACTTTTACTGTGACTGATAGTATGATAAACAGTTATATAAGCATAGATATAACAAATTTGGTAGCTAAGTGGAATCTTACCCCAAGTTTAAATTTTGGAATAACTATAAAGGGAATCGAAAATGTTGTTGACATTATTATTGGATATGAATCAACCAATAATGTTAATAAACCATATCTCGAAGTAACTTATGAGCCATGTCCCGTATGTCCTACAGGTCCTACAGGTCCGACTGGTCCGACTGGTGTAACCGGCCCAACAGGTCCGACTGGCGCTACTGGTCCTACTGGGGCAACAGGACCTACTGGCCCGATTGGTCCGACTGGTCCTACTGGTGTAACCGGCCCTACGGGTCCGACTGGCGCTACTGGTCCTACGGGGTCAACAGGACCAATAGGTCCTACGGGTTTAACTGGACCTACAGGTCCTACTGGCGTAACCGGTCCTACAGGACCTACTGGACCTACTGGTCCTACTGGCGCTGGTTTAGCTGCTTATGGGTATGTTTATAATACTACTGCAAACACAATAGCTATCGGGGGAGACGTAACATTCGACAGTAATGGACCATTAGTCGGAATAACTCACACAGCTGGAACAGCACCTATTACCTTTACAATAGGTGGAACTTATAAAATAACCTACACCTTTACAGCATCTATAGCGCTAATAAGCACAATCGCTCTTACGTTAAATGGTACAGTTCAACCATCGACACAATATTCTTCAATAGTTAATGCTGCGGAGCTGATAGGCCAAGCAATGCTGACAGTTACTGCTGGTGATGTATTAACATTGAGAAATATCGGTGTTCTCACAACACTTGCTAGTGGCACAGTTAATGCTTCAATAACAATAATAAAATTAAACTAAATTTATAAATGGTGGGGCTTTTCCCCCACCGAACTTTTAAATAAATATTCTCTTGCTTTAGGAGTTGAACTTTTTATATTTTCTTTTCATAAATTGGGGGTATAGAAAAATGACAAAAAAAATCACCATAAGCTTATGCATGATTGTCAAAAATGAGGAAAAAACCCTCGATAAATCACTTTCATCAGTAATTGATGCTATTGATGAAATAATAATTGTCGACACTGGTTCTATAGATATGACAAAAGATATCGCAAAAAAATATACCGATAAAATCTATGATTTCAAATGGATCGATAATTTTAGTTCAGCACGAAATTACGCCTTTAGTAAAGCTACAAAAGATTATATATTATGGCTTGATGCAGATGATTATATGGGAAAGTCCGATGTAGAAAAACTTATAAGGCTCAAAAATAATTTTGATACATCAGTTGATTCAGTAACAATGAAATATATTTTAACAAAGGATGTTAATGGCAATCCTTCATTTTACAGCGTAAGAAATCGCCTTGTTAAAAGGTCAAGAAATTTTAAATGGATTGGTGCAGTACACGAATATCTAGAAGTTTACGGAAATATATACGAAAGCGATATTAATATAATACACAATAAGATTAACTTCACACCAAATAGAAATATTGATATATACGATGCGAGACTAAAAAAAGGTGAATATTTTTCACCAAGAGACTTGTTTTACTATGCAAATGAACTTTGCGACCATAAAAGGTATAGTGAAGCTATAGAATATTATAATAAATTTATCGATACAAAGAGAGGCTGGATAGAGGACATATTATATTCCCTCAGCAAACTCGCTGACTGTTATGACGCAATAGGTGATGTAGATAAGAGAAATGATTCCATATATAAATCATTTGAATATGATGCACCAAGACCTGAATTCTGCTGCAGGCTTGGATACAGATTTCTAAATGAAAATAAGTTAAAGCAGGCGATCTTCTGGTATGAACTTGCGACAAAAGTAGAAAAGCCGAGGCAAGGCTTTATTAATGCAGCATGCTCAACATGGCTTCCGCACCTTCAATTATGTGTATGCTATTATAAACTCGGTGATATCAAAAAATCCTATGAATACAATGAAAAAGCAAGAAAGTATATCCCTGATGATCCTATGGTTATCCAAAATAAAAAATTACTTGAAGGATTATTGGAAAAATAATTTTAAAGTATTGTAAGTAATACAAATATGGAAGTTTAAATCTTGATTACAATTTTGAAGACCGCAAAGTAAAAATAAGCCAATAATATTATTAGTCTATTTTTTATTTATAAAACAAAAAATAAAAGGTTCATTAAAAAAGATATGCAACATTTTAATTATCGCATATCTTTTTAACATAATTAACTATTAATTTCTTATCTCTTACTCAATTTTAAACTTTTTAATTGACTCCATTAATGTATTGGCATAATCTTTCAATTCATTAGCAGTTGAAGATAGCTCTTCTATTATAGCTGTTTGCTCTTCTGAAGAAGCCGAGACTTCTTCTGTCGATGCCGCTGTTTCCTGAGATACAGCTGCAATATCTTGTACTAAATCGACTATCACATTTTTATTCTTTTCTATATCCTTTAATGATTTATTAAGATTATCAATTCTTTCTGTTACAAACTTTACTGCTTCTATGATTCCCACGAATATTTCTTTTGTATTATTAACAGAGTCACTCTGCTCAGCAACTATATTGTTGGCACTTTCAACCGTCTCAACAGTGTTACTTATATCGCTTTGAATCTCTCCAATTAACAATGATATGCTTTTTGCCGCCTCTCTAGACTGGTCTGCTAATTTTCTCACTTCATCAGCAACAACGGCAAATCCTTTGCCAGCATCTCCAGCTCTTGCGGCTTCAATTGCTGCATTCAATGACAGCAAATTCGTCTGATCCGCTATTTGTTTTATTGTATCTACTATTTTCCCTATTTCATTTGATTTATCTCTTAAAGATAGCGTTGATTTTTTAACCTTGTTGTTAGAATCAATACTTTTCTGTGTTTTGTCAAGTAAATCTTTTATTATATCATTGCTTGAATTTGATATTATATTTATGTTATTTATTTCTTCTAAAATGTTATTTGAATCGCCCATAGCTGCATCTATAAGTTTTCCCAACTCTAATGTTGATTTTGCACTATTTTGTGCATCTTGTGCTTGATTTGAAGAGCCTTCTGCTATCTGTTCTATTGCCTTGGATACATCCTGCATTGTCTGTGACACCTGATCTGAGGATGTAGCAAGATTATTCGATACATGGTTAATAGAATCCGAAACTTTTCTTATATTTAAAATAAGGGATCTTATACCATTTACCATATTATTAAAACTTTTTGAAAGTGTTCCAACTTCATCATTTGATTTTATATTTGTGCTCAAAGATAGTTCACCATTTGATGCTAATTCCATTGCTTCCGACACTTTTCTTATGCCCTTTGTGATATTTGTTATAAATAAGAGTGATAATGATAGACCACCTATCAAACATATCAAAATAACAAGAAAGATTACATTTCTAATTTTGTTCGTGTCAACATTAAGTTCATCAATAGATGTAGAAACCGCTCCAATCCATCCGAAATTGTCCAGTTTCTTAACACTGGTAAATGTTTTTTGATTATTGTAAGTATATTCAATTGTACTATTATTGATAGATATAAGTTTTTTCCCAAAATCATATTTTGTAATTGGTGTAAATAACATCTTTTTGTCCGAGTGTGAAATAATAATGCCATCCTTTGTCATTAACATAAAATGCCCATTATACCCGATTTTTATTTTACTCAAGTTGTCAGAAAGTTTTGATATGTTTAAATCAATTCCGACGACACCTACAACATTGTTGTTATCATCAAAAATTGTTTTTGATAAAGTTATTTCCGGCTGTCCACTTAATACATCCTTGTAGGGTTCGGATACGACAATATTACCTTTAGATTTTAACGCATTTGTGTACCAAGGCCTTTTTGTAAAGTCAATATTGTTAGTATTCTGAACAGGATATATTACGGTTTTTCCATCTGCCATTGTAAAAAAGGCATTTGATATATTAGGATTATTATCTTTAATATCCTTTAATTTGCTGAGTAGACTATTAGTATCATTGCTTTGTGAATAGTTTTTTATTTCATTTGAATTTACAAGATCGTTAAAAGATATTTCCGCATTTTGTTTTACTGCGTCTATATAATAGTCAAGTATGTTAAGTGCTGCTTGATTTGATATATCTATTCTATACTTTAATATCTTTTGTGCCGAATTTATTGAGTAAAATCCTGTTATTAATAAAGGTACTATTATTAATATGGACACAAGTAAAAATATCTTATTCCTTATACTTTTCATTTGTTTATCCCCCTTATATAATATTTTCTTTATCGGATATAATTTTGCTATCTAAAATGCGATCAATCGCCTCAACTTTATTTTTTGCGTTAAGTTTTTTATAAATATTATAAATATGATTTTTAACAGTATTTTCTGATATATATAAAATATCCGCAATTTGTTTATTTTTATATCCATTAAATATGTAGAAAAGTATTTCCATCTCTCTTTTTGTTAAATTTGTATCACCAAGGTATTTTTCTAATTTTTTAAATTTTACTTCATCTTGCATATAAAATCCTTTATTGTATATTGTTTTGATAGCTCTAATTAATTCATTCTGTCCGATGTTTTTAAATATATATCCATTTATGGTTATTTTTAGTTTATTGTATTTATTGTATAAATATAAGCCATCGAGATATGATGTTAATAATATTATCTTGCTTTTTATCTTTTTATTTTCTATATATTGTATTTGTCTAAAGCAATAATTGTATGACTTGCTTACAGTTATAAGTATTATATCAGGAATTATATTATTTAGCATGTTTGCATCTTCGATATTTTTTACATCATCTATTATATGTATATCAGATTCTTTTTCTATCAAAATCGACAATGCCTTTCTTTCTAATGGATATAAACCCAAAATTATAACATTTATCATCTTATACACTCCTCAACATTTATGTTTTACATAATAATTTATATAATCTTCAAGTGCATTTACTATTATAATATTATATTTATCAGGCATGCTTTTTAACTCATCTAATGCTTGATCAACACTTTTAAGTTTATTGTATGGTCGTTCTGTTGTCATTGCATCGAAAGAATCGGATACAGAAATGATTTGTGCACTTAATGGTATATTCTTAATGCCATAAGGATATCCTGAGCCATCAGGTTTTTCGTGGTGATATAAAACAGGTGGTATTAGATATCTCATATTGAGAAATATCTTCAACATTTCAGCGCCATATTGCGGATGAACCTTAATAATGTCATACTCTTCTTTTGTCAATTTATATGGCTTTGTCAGTATACAATTCGGTATTTTTGTTTTACCTATATCATGTAAAAGTCCCCCCTTATAAATATATATCTGATTTTTAAGATCTAAGCCTAAAACTTTGGCTATACCTTCTGAAATTTTGGCAACGCGAAGACTATGTAAATATGTTTCATACCTATAGCGCCTTAAACTTTTTAAAAATCTTGATATAAGCTCCCTTTCACTAATAAATTCTTCCTCAGAATTAGACATTTTTCCTCCCCATTTCGACACAAATTTACAATTAAATGATAACATCGGGATTAATCGTTGTCAATATTTCGATGATTTTAAAATTTTTCAAAAAAAAAAAAAAAAAAAAAAAAAAAAAAAAAAAAAAAAAAAAAAAAAAAAAAAAAAAATTAATAATAATATTATTAATATAAAATAAATAATAGATGTATGAACAAATATAAAATCAATTTTTTTACGAAATACTATAAATCTTTAAATTAGAGACATTTTCATCTTATTCTATTACCTTACAATAACTGATACTCCATCCGGTATTACATTTATCTTAGAATCATTGTTAACAATGCTTTCTGCAATTTTTAACGCTTCACATAAATCCTTTGCTGGTGTCATAAACATGTCTTTTACATATTCATAATTTTTGCTATCTGTCACCATTATGACCTTATGATTTATTAAAATTCTAGCTAATATCTGAGCTTCCCATTGATCCGGAAGCGTCTCGTCACGTCCTCTCGAAAGGATCTTATTCATCACATCTTGTGGGTCTTTGGATTCTTTAAACCATCTGTAAAATCCTTCTCCTCCATGACCATCAGCACATTCGGCAGCAATGATTATCACGCCGCCGTCTTTACAAGCAGCCTCACCTGCCGTCATACCTTTTACAGACTGGTAGATATTTTGATCAAGTGGATAACCGCCATTTGATGTTATTACAATGTCTGCAGGTTTTGCATTCACCGTTGCAATCTCGCTTACAAATTCACACCCATTTAAGTGTGCCTTTTCACTATGTCCGGCAAAAGCATTTACTATCTTGTGACTTGAATCTATAACGACATTTAAGATAAATGCAAGGTTTGCTTTTTTAGCAGCATAGAGCATGTCTCTGTGTATTGGGTTATTTTCTAAAACACCTGTTCTAGCATACGGGTTTTTGATAAATTCAGAGCAATGGTTTGCCAAGATACATTGAGCGCTGGCTATTCCGGGCAGGATACTTTTTCTTCCACCGGAGAACCCCGCAAAAAAGTGGGGTTCTATAAAGCCTTCTGCAACTAACAAGTCTGCTTCCACTGCCAATTTATTTATTTCTAGTTTACCGCCTGATGGCAATGTACCTATCAATTCCATGTCTTCACTATTTCTCGAGTCATGAACTACAAATTGTTCATTTTCAACGAGATCTTCACCGAATTTTGCTTTCATTTCCTGCAATGTCGTTCCTCTGTGAAATCCTGTTGCAATTAAAATCTTTATATTAGCACTTTTGTTCTTCTTTCTTATTTCATCGAGAAGCAATGGTAATGTAATTTTGCTCGGTACAGGCCTTGTGTGGTCGCTTGTTATGATTACAATGTTTTTCTTACCTTCCGCAAGGTCTTGAAGCCTTTTTGTTCCTATTGGATTCTCTAATGCCCTCTTAACTATATCTTCTTCTGACATATTTACCTTATAGCTTCCAGCCTTTGACCTTAGTATACCCTGGATTCTCTCATCTGGTAAATCAATAGCTAATTTGCTTTTGCCATAAGGAATTTCTATATTTGCCATAGAACCATCTCCAAAATAGTATTTTATATAACTTTACCAGGGTTCAATATATAATTTGGATCAAGTGCTCTCTTAATAGCCCTCATAACTTCGATTTGTGCTGGCTCTAATGCCATAGACATAAACTCTCTTCTCTTGTGTCCAATACCGTGCTCACCGCTTATTGTGCCACCTAAGTTAATTACTTCTTTGTAGAGCTCTGGCAATAATTTGTGGTGCAAGATATCAAGCCATTCTTCCATTGTGAATTTAGGATTTTTTACAGGGGTTGCATGAATATTGCCATCACCAGCATGACCGTAACAAGGTATAGGTACATCATATTTTTCAGATATCTTCCTAACCTTTTCCATAAATTTGGGTATTTCTGATATTGGAACGACGACGTCTTCAAGGCTCTGGTCAGGGCTATACTGCTTCCAAGCTTCAGCAATATTTCTTCTAATCTTCCATATCCTCTCAGATGTCGTAGCATTATCTGCGATATATACTTCAATTGCTCCATTTTCCATGCAAAGATTTCCTATTACTTCATACTGTTCTTCGAGCTCTGCTTTGCTGTTCCCGTCAAGCTCAATGAGAAGCATAGCACCTGCTTCTTCAAATGGTATCTTTTCATTAAGGTATTTACAAGAAGTCTTAAATGAAAGGTCGTCCATGAATTCGATTGATGTCGGTATAATTCTTCCAAATGTCATTATTTTAGGTACTATCTTAATTGCCGTATCTATATCTTTAAAAAGAACCAATAAATCTACCTTTGACTGCGGAAGGGGCATTAATTTTATATATATCTTCGTAAATATTCCAAGTGTTCCTTCAGAACCTACCATAAGATGTATAAGGTCATATCCTGTAACATCCTTCATACGTTTTCCACCAAGGTGTAAAATCTCCCCTGTTGGCGTCACAACTTCAAGTCCATAAATATACCTTCCTGTAACGCCGTATTTGACAGCTCTTCCGCCGCCTGCATTTTCTGCAACATTGCCGCCTACATAGCATGTCTCAACACTCATCGGATATCCAGCGTAAAAAAGTCCATCATCTTTAATTACATTATTTATTTCATTAGTAACAACACCGGGTTCTACAACTGCCATTAAATTATCTTTGTCTATCTCAAGAATCTTGTTCATCTTTTCGACTGATAGAACAATGCCGCCTTCAACAGGTACTGCACCACCTGATAGACCACTGCCAGCACCTCTCGGCGTAACTGGAATCTTGTATTTATTCGCGAGCTTCATTATCTTTGAAATTTCTTCTGCCGACGATGGTT
This portion of the Thermoanaerobacterium sp. RBIITD genome encodes:
- a CDS encoding cohesin domain-containing protein, giving the protein MAKITKKLMSIFIVAAIVLGLINAHIPTANAQETGMWVTGDFHNHTFLTDGSYKEMDVLQHAFDQYGLDWFANSEHGGKFSRDENGQTIPAEWRWVSLKDRSYPIISVARSVYYPNKLIIQGLEWNVPTHEHASVGIVSNEPTSISDFEYMFDQKDTDTSRSVYGMEKHNVTHLDAVAAVKWLEDNYKDSSYFIINHPSRALKYTIADIRDFNNAAPDVAIGMEGFPGHQRASNRGEYGSTDPRATTYGGADYMIAKVGGLWDALLGEGRHFWIFVNSDFHSISSDFWPGEYSKTYTYIQNKDYKSLIVGLRSGNSFIVNGDLINALDFKASNGSEYVGMGQTLQVNKGGNVEVTIRFKSPEKNNNGDPVSVDHVDLIAGDVTGKVEPGTADYNKDTNSTTKVIARFDKSQWTQDAEGYNVIKYTLNNVNNSKYLRLRGTNLGLNVPNETDADGNPLDDKLMGANDATKAYKDLWFYSNPVFVNVNDQSNNTPSMTINGPDKVNKGDEFTVSVGIKDVTKTVYAQDITIHYDQNMFEFNSLDQTNSNLVYIPDTKPGVVRVLLASKGLQNAINSDTQLFNLKFTAKTFGSGNITISDATLADGDGHEFPAQTAIKGITISGNAYDLNNDGSISVGDLGIVAKYYGLNDKSPNWNEAKVADVNNDNSVGLEDLIIIANKILEKK
- a CDS encoding S-layer homology domain-containing protein; translation: MRRFTILLGILLSILVIIPINAMADDNPNFSVLGPTNVTRGNTFTITISGSNIKNLYGFETVLNFDSDKLDIVSYKSGLSNSFELNKTGDNKITYASTKLGNADMVNGNLDLVTFTFKAKSSGTAKISLNTVKIADKDAKSNIYTVNKDVNIVISESGTGNSSGQKPTEPQLSELGNVSVQNGKATLTVDVNKINDAINSDANTINIDLSTINNASEKSVSIPVDSIKNAIAKGKDLIIKTEDANIKLDANALNLSSVSGNLEISIKNAGKESSLNGMSPVSNTLDINVKSGNTDVSVNKGVTITIKANSINDYRKVGIYYYNESAGKWEYIGGKADKVNGTVTFNAAHFSKYAAFEYNKVFKDVSNSHWAKDVIGVIAAKHIIEGIDNENYAPDRNITRAQFASMMVRMLGINEVTYKGGFADVKGDAWYANAIQAAYDKGIIEGDGKNMNPDKNITREEMAAIIMRVYEKMSGYKEENLSKTSFNDDNIISDWAKIVVANASKTGLMTGESGNLFAPKSNATRAEAAAVLYRILEKTNNM
- a CDS encoding DNRLRE domain-containing protein, translated to MIILPTIQINPTDDAAISQYFATQNFGTSISLFTGEYLRYRGMPDAYRALIKFNLSGVIPPGNVLTDAKLFLYVNRKDTPDSVLSPQNITIYENQSNFSQLTVTWNTAPSTIITPYTFTVTDSMINSYISIDITNLVAKWNLTPSLNFGITIKGIENVVDIIIGYESTNNVNKPYLEVTYEPCPVCPTGPTGPTGPTGVTGPTGPTGATGPTGATGPTGPIGPTGPTGVTGPTGPTGATGPTGSTGPIGPTGLTGPTGPTGVTGPTGPTGPTGPTGAGLAAYGYVYNTTANTIAIGGDVTFDSNGPLVGITHTAGTAPITFTIGGTYKITYTFTASIALISTIALTLNGTVQPSTQYSSIVNAAELIGQAMLTVTAGDVLTLRNIGVLTTLASGTVNASITIIKLN
- a CDS encoding glycosyltransferase family 2 protein, with product MTKKITISLCMIVKNEEKTLDKSLSSVIDAIDEIIIVDTGSIDMTKDIAKKYTDKIYDFKWIDNFSSARNYAFSKATKDYILWLDADDYMGKSDVEKLIRLKNNFDTSVDSVTMKYILTKDVNGNPSFYSVRNRLVKRSRNFKWIGAVHEYLEVYGNIYESDINIIHNKINFTPNRNIDIYDARLKKGEYFSPRDLFYYANELCDHKRYSEAIEYYNKFIDTKRGWIEDILYSLSKLADCYDAIGDVDKRNDSIYKSFEYDAPRPEFCCRLGYRFLNENKLKQAIFWYELATKVEKPRQGFINAACSTWLPHLQLCVCYYKLGDIKKSYEYNEKARKYIPDDPMVIQNKKLLEGLLEK